A single Branchiostoma floridae strain S238N-H82 chromosome 11, Bfl_VNyyK, whole genome shotgun sequence DNA region contains:
- the LOC118426734 gene encoding uncharacterized protein LOC118426734: protein MATRWMWVCVVSLTLIELGSSDPMFTFVQDRLSKKEQESVINLFKKHWKPGVPDTAFEEYLTRIVYLPSVLKDELPSRIVDLLRSLDNVERLELVREVRELMDYKEEHQEDTKIGRGLKAEKEEIMTKKAKNKVKKKDTDEEHSSVGGGLKEEEDKIKKEQQLLASLKARKKQKKQEG from the exons ATGGCGACCCGTTGGATGTGGGTCTGTGTGGTGTCATTGACACTGATTGAACTTGGATCTTCAG ACCCAATGTTCACGTTCGTCCAGGACAGACTTTCAAAGAAGGAACAGGAATCAGTCATCAATCTGTTCAAGAAGCATTGGA AGCCTGGGGTGCCAGACACTGCGTTTGAAGAGTATCTAACAAGAATTGTCTACTTACCGTCCGTTTTGAAGGATG AGCTTCCCAGTCGCATTGTGGACCTTCTTCGCTCCCTGGATAACGTGGAGAGGCTGGAGCTAGTGAGGGAGGTACGCGAGCTGATGGACTATAAGGAAGAACACCAGGAAGACACAAAAATTGGGCGTGGGCTAAAGGCAGAGAAAGAAGAAATTATGACAAAGAAGGCAAAGAACAAGGTCAAGAAGAAGGATACTGATGAGGAACATTCTAGCGTGGGAGGGGGGTTAAAGGAAGAGGAAGACAAAATTAAGAAGGAGCAGCAACTATTGGCTTCCCTTAAGGCAAGAAAGAAGCAAAAGAAGCAAGAAGGATAA
- the LOC118425433 gene encoding uncharacterized protein LOC118425433 isoform X2, whose translation MPKDIINECRLALQSTRHHGTLGDEGALEYANELGPDAEDMDYVKTTRKFIRTLIKALSGLSINLKHMKATQRQADHGKTWKP comes from the exons ATGCCGAAAGACATCATCAACGAGTGCC GTCTAGCTCTACAGAGCACCAGGCATCACGGCACCCTGGGAGACGAGGGGGCTCTggagtatgcaaatgagcttgGTCCTGACGCGGAGGACATGGATTACGTGAAGACCACCCGGAAGTTTATCCGCACCCTGATCAAGGCACTATCCGGGCTGTCAATCAACCTGAAGCACATGAAGGCCACCCAGCGGCAGGCTGACCACGGCAAGACCTGGAAGCCCtaa
- the LOC118425433 gene encoding uncharacterized protein LOC118425433 isoform X1 → MCVKVDPKMRVVLMFLCLVLGACRVQARPKRSACKAILAEVNDGHWKDMPKDIINECRLALQSTRHHGTLGDEGALEYANELGPDAEDMDYVKTTRKFIRTLIKALSGLSINLKHMKATQRQADHGKTWKP, encoded by the exons ATGTGTGTCAAGGTTGATCCGAAAATGAGAGTTGTGCTGATGTTTCTGTGCCTCGTGTTGGGAGCGTGCCGTGTACAGGCCAGGCCTAAACGATCGG CGTGCAAGGCTATCCTGGCCGAAGTTAACGATGGCCACTGGAAAGACATGCCGAAAGACATCATCAACGAGTGCC GTCTAGCTCTACAGAGCACCAGGCATCACGGCACCCTGGGAGACGAGGGGGCTCTggagtatgcaaatgagcttgGTCCTGACGCGGAGGACATGGATTACGTGAAGACCACCCGGAAGTTTATCCGCACCCTGATCAAGGCACTATCCGGGCTGTCAATCAACCTGAAGCACATGAAGGCCACCCAGCGGCAGGCTGACCACGGCAAGACCTGGAAGCCCtaa